The following coding sequences lie in one Changpingibacter yushuensis genomic window:
- the tkt gene encoding transketolase encodes MAELSWTELDQRAVDTGRALAADAVEKVGNGHPGTAISLSPMAYLLFQKVLRHDPADPQWLGRDRFVLSIGHSSITLYNQLYLAGYGLELEDLESLRTWGSLTPGHPEYGHTKGVEMTTGPLGQGLSSAVGMAMASRRERGLLDPEAPEGTSPFDHFIYAVVGEGCLEEGVTSEASSLAGTQQLGNLVVIWDDNRISIEGHTDIAFSEDVLARYAAYGWHTQHVDWRQPDGGYHEDVTALYSAIQAAQAETNRPSIIRLSTVMAWSTPTKFDTGAAHGSALGAPEIAGMKKTLGLDPEKSFDVAPEVIEHTRSQARNNADAARKEWDAQIEAWRSAQPDRAALLDRLVAKELPEGWQDALPTFETGTSIATRAASGQVLSALAPVLPELWGGSADLAGSNNTTMKGEPSFLPDSVKSAEWPGGKYGRTLHFGVREHSMGSIVNGITLHGLTRVYGGTFFVFSDYMRPAVRLAAVMNIPSVYVWTHDSIGVGEDGPTHQPIEHLWSYRAIPNLSIVRPADANETAASWQGILERNEGGPAGIILSRQNLPVLEGTTTDGVLRGGYVLADSPTGTVDVQLLATGSEVQLAVAAQESLAAEGIGARVISLPCLEWFAEQDPEYRASVLLPDVKARVSVEAGSTFGWASWVGDSGRSVGIDHYGASAAGGLLFEKFGITADAVVDAAKDSLSASK; translated from the coding sequence GCTTTCATGGACTGAACTCGACCAGCGGGCTGTAGATACAGGCCGTGCCTTGGCAGCAGATGCTGTTGAGAAGGTCGGTAATGGCCATCCAGGTACGGCGATCTCGCTATCCCCGATGGCTTACCTGCTCTTCCAGAAGGTATTGCGCCACGATCCAGCGGATCCGCAGTGGCTCGGTCGTGACCGGTTCGTGCTTTCCATCGGGCACTCCTCCATTACCCTGTACAACCAGCTTTATCTGGCTGGCTATGGTCTGGAGCTTGAGGATCTCGAATCGCTGCGTACGTGGGGTTCACTCACTCCCGGGCATCCTGAGTATGGCCACACCAAGGGCGTTGAGATGACAACTGGACCGTTGGGTCAGGGACTCTCCTCCGCAGTTGGTATGGCTATGGCGTCTCGCCGCGAACGTGGCCTCCTAGATCCAGAGGCTCCTGAGGGCACTTCCCCATTCGATCACTTCATTTATGCAGTAGTTGGTGAAGGCTGCCTAGAAGAGGGCGTTACTTCAGAGGCAAGTTCGTTGGCCGGCACTCAACAGCTTGGCAACCTCGTTGTCATCTGGGACGACAACCGCATCTCTATTGAGGGCCACACTGACATCGCATTCAGCGAAGACGTCTTGGCTCGCTACGCCGCCTACGGTTGGCACACCCAGCATGTTGACTGGCGGCAGCCTGATGGCGGCTACCACGAGGACGTCACTGCTCTCTACTCCGCTATTCAGGCCGCTCAAGCAGAGACCAACCGCCCATCCATCATTCGTCTCTCCACCGTCATGGCTTGGTCCACACCCACCAAGTTTGATACTGGAGCTGCTCACGGATCTGCGCTGGGCGCTCCGGAGATTGCAGGCATGAAGAAGACTCTGGGTCTAGATCCAGAGAAGAGCTTCGATGTGGCACCCGAAGTCATTGAGCACACTCGGTCGCAGGCGCGAAACAACGCCGATGCGGCGCGCAAGGAATGGGATGCACAGATTGAAGCATGGCGCTCAGCACAGCCTGATCGCGCAGCTCTGCTTGACCGGCTAGTCGCCAAGGAGCTGCCTGAAGGTTGGCAGGATGCGCTTCCCACGTTTGAAACCGGAACATCTATTGCAACTCGCGCTGCCTCGGGTCAGGTACTGAGCGCTCTTGCACCGGTACTTCCTGAGCTGTGGGGCGGTTCTGCAGATCTGGCTGGCTCCAATAACACGACGATGAAGGGCGAACCTTCATTCCTTCCCGATTCAGTGAAATCGGCTGAATGGCCTGGAGGCAAGTACGGGCGCACGCTTCACTTCGGTGTTCGTGAGCACTCCATGGGATCGATCGTCAATGGCATCACGCTGCATGGCCTAACCCGCGTATATGGCGGCACGTTCTTCGTCTTCTCTGACTACATGCGTCCAGCCGTTCGCCTCGCAGCAGTCATGAACATCCCTTCGGTTTACGTGTGGACACACGATTCCATTGGCGTTGGAGAGGATGGCCCCACCCACCAGCCAATCGAGCATCTGTGGTCCTACCGCGCGATTCCCAACCTCTCTATCGTTCGTCCAGCTGATGCGAATGAGACGGCGGCGTCGTGGCAGGGCATCTTGGAGCGTAATGAAGGTGGCCCAGCTGGCATCATTCTCTCTCGCCAGAATCTGCCAGTCCTCGAAGGCACAACCACTGATGGCGTTTTGCGCGGCGGTTATGTGTTGGCGGATTCTCCCACAGGCACGGTGGACGTTCAGCTCTTGGCAACCGGCTCCGAAGTGCAGCTGGCTGTCGCAGCGCAAGAGTCACTTGCTGCCGAAGGCATTGGCGCACGCGTGATCTCACTTCCCTGCCTCGAGTGGTTTGCGGAGCAGGATCCTGAATACCGAGCAAGTGTTCTTCTTCCGGACGTGAAGGCCCGTGTTTCCGTTGAAGCAGGATCAACCTTTGGATGGGCCAGCTGGGTTGGCGATTCTGGCCGCAGTGTTGGGATCGACCATTACGGCGCCTCTGCAGCCGGTGGCCTGTTGTTCGAGAAGTTCGGCATCACAGCTGACGCAGTAGTCGATGCCGCCAAGGATTCGCTATCAGCGTCGAAGTAA